In Fibrobacter sp. UWP2, the sequence CGTCGTGTGCATCGGCTTTTTGCCGTTCTTGAGCGACAATGTCTTTGCCGGATTTAGCCTCTAGTCCTTGACGCAACGGACGGAATAAGCGTAGTTCTTCGGTTTTTCGTCCTGGTAAACGTAAGTATAGTCGCGGTAGAACACCCAAATAAAGCTATCCTTGGACGACTTCTCGGTGGAACTCCAAAAAATCGCCGATTCGCCTGCATAGGTAAACAAGCCGTCATCATTGCGGAAACCTGCCGGGAGGACCGAAAATCCGTAGGAATCCAAACCATCATCAACGGTGGTTTTCCATCCACCCGTGGTTCTAAGGGCAGTCCCAGCCTCGATCCACTCGAAATCCACATATTTCTCCACGCCACTTCCAGCCACTCCCATAAACATGGCCGACCACTCCTCGTTGGAGGGCAAATGCCAACCCTTGGGACACACGCTATCCATGGCGGCACTCCACAGGTACAGGCGTCCGTACTTGTCGCATGTGCCCGCACCGCCTTTTTCACACCAGTCGTCTGTCGTATCACGGTAAACCCAGCTTGAAGAATCCTGCCCCTCAGCCGCTTTTAAGTAGGCGTAGTTCAAATTTTGCGCCATCCAAACGAGATCCCCAATCTTCACCGTCTTGTAAGTCTGTCCGTCGCGGGAATCGGTCAGCGTGCCGTATTCGCAAGAATCCTTGCCGTCCACATTGCACGGCGGGATGGCCTCTGCCAAAGAGCTACTGCTTGTTGCCGAAGAACTTTCAATGGAAGTGTCCGCGGCACTGGACAAGTTCTCCCTGACCGTAGAATCCTCAGCGCTAGAAGAAGACTCATCAACGGGCTTCTCGTTGTCGCGGCTCGATACTGGCGAGCTTTCGTTGTCACACGCCGCCAAAACAAAAAACGCCATCACAAGCAAAACAACCCATTTTTTCATACACATCTCCGTTCGTTCCGTTTTTAAATATAAAATCAATCAAGACTATTTTCGTTTGCCGACCAGTGCAAACGGCCACATATATCCATATGCTACGCACACGTATTATAAAAATTGCAAAAATTTAAAAAGTTGAAAAAATATCGTGTTTTTTATCAAAATTCATAATTTTTGTAGCACGAAACTATTGATTTTACAAAATTTCGGTTTTATATTATAGGTATGAAACCGATAATTGAATACAAAAGCTACCGCAAGTACATGCAGGACTTTTACGAGGATCGCAAGCACCATTCCGCGTTTTCGTGGCGTGAATTCTCGAGGCTCGCAGGATTCTCCTCGCCCAACTACATGAAGGTCGTATGCGAGGGCAAGAGTCGCCTGAGCAAGGGCGGCGCCAAGAGCTCCGCAACCGCCATGGGGCTCGAGGGCTACGAGGCCACCTATTTTGCACACCTCGTCGACTTCGAGGACGCAAAGACCGAGACGGTCCGCAAAGAAGCCTACGACGCCATGCTGACCCTCGCCCGCGAGAACAAGGTCCGCATTGTGGAAGCCGATGCCTACCAATACTTCAATTCGTGGGTGAACCCCGTGATACGTGAACTCGCCCCGCTCATGCCCGGAGCAAAACCGCTTGAGCTCGCACGCCGCTGCTACCCCGTGGTGAGCGCCGCCGACGTGCGTTACGCCCTCGACTTCCTCACGACAAAAGGTTTTTTGAAAAAAGAGGGCGACTCCTATACCCAGACCCAAAAATCCATCACGGGCGATGCCGAGGTGATGCCCATGGCTTTGCGCACCATGCACCGCCAAATGTCACGGCTCGCGACATCCGCCATCGACAACTGCCCTGTGGAAGAACGGCACATCACCGGGATTACTCTCGGGATTTCGCCCAGGAATTTTGAACGCATCACCAAGGAACTCGACGCATTCAGGCAAAGGCTGGTGGCCATCGCCGCCGAAGACAACGATTACACACAAGTTTACAGACTGAACATGCAGCTGTTCCCGCTCACCAAAAAGGAGGACGAGGTATGAATAATTTGAACAAACTCACCTTAGGCTGCGCCGCGGTCCTGATGTTTGCAGCCTGCGGGGACGAAGCTTCCCATGCAAACGACCCGTCTATGGCGGGCTCCACTAACGAGCCCAACGCCACCCAAACCGCCAATTTGACGGACGAGCAAATAGCCATGCTGAACAAGGCGTTCAATACGCTCGTAGACACCGTTGTCATAATACAGAACTCCGCCAACTGCTACACAATATGCACGAACTCGATTCCGTCCACTTGCGAAGAACGTTGCGACCCCGTCGACAGCGCTACGCAAATAAACCCCGCTCGTCTGAACATACCATTCGATTCTAAACCTCAAACCAAATTCGACTACAAGAGTTTGGACGAGCGCATGACATGCCGTGTCATGTACTATGACGTAGAACCCGGCCTCACCCTCAACCGCGAGTACAACTCCGCCAAGAACTATCTCAGAAGAGAAATTTCAGAAAGCACAGAGGCCATCCAGTTCGCCGAAATCAACGGCGAAGCCATTGTCATCACCACCATCGGGGGTGCTTCGTATAACGGCGGATTCTGGGGGCCCGGAGTCACTTGCTCCGAGAAACTGGAACAGTTCAAGGACGAGTGCAACAACTCTTCCGGCTTGTTCAGGGACTTTGGGGACGGATGTCGGTCGAGACATCTCTCAGTGGGCTGCGCACGGCTTATGCGCGAAGGGGAAACCGCCGAGAGCGTTCTCGAAAATCGGGAGCAGGATTACATAGACATTTGCAAGGCCGACTCTGCCATGTACAGCGCCACAGACTCCCCCGACAACGCGCCAGAGTCTTGCTATGGCTCGTACACCGTCATCGATGGGGAAACCGTCAAGGA encodes:
- a CDS encoding fibrobacter succinogenes major paralogous domain-containing protein yields the protein MKKWVVLLVMAFFVLAACDNESSPVSSRDNEKPVDESSSSAEDSTVRENLSSAADTSIESSSATSSSSLAEAIPPCNVDGKDSCEYGTLTDSRDGQTYKTVKIGDLVWMAQNLNYAYLKAAEGQDSSSWVYRDTTDDWCEKGGAGTCDKYGRLYLWSAAMDSVCPKGWHLPSNEEWSAMFMGVAGSGVEKYVDFEWIEAGTALRTTGGWKTTVDDGLDSYGFSVLPAGFRNDDGLFTYAGESAIFWSSTEKSSKDSFIWVFYRDYTYVYQDEKPKNYAYSVRCVKD
- a CDS encoding TIGR02147 family protein, with amino-acid sequence MKPIIEYKSYRKYMQDFYEDRKHHSAFSWREFSRLAGFSSPNYMKVVCEGKSRLSKGGAKSSATAMGLEGYEATYFAHLVDFEDAKTETVRKEAYDAMLTLARENKVRIVEADAYQYFNSWVNPVIRELAPLMPGAKPLELARRCYPVVSAADVRYALDFLTTKGFLKKEGDSYTQTQKSITGDAEVMPMALRTMHRQMSRLATSAIDNCPVEERHITGITLGISPRNFERITKELDAFRQRLVAIAAEDNDYTQVYRLNMQLFPLTKKEDEV